The proteins below are encoded in one region of Pectinophora gossypiella chromosome 26, ilPecGoss1.1, whole genome shotgun sequence:
- the LOC126378380 gene encoding nucleolar GTP-binding protein 1 — MSLYNFKKIAVVPTAKDFIDIILSKTQRKTPTVVHKHYKISRIRGFYIRKVKYTQQNFHDRLSRIIQEFPKLDDVHPFYADLMNVLYDKDHYKLGLGQLNTARHLIDNVAKDYVRLLKYGDSLYRCKQLKRAALGRMATIMKRQAANLTYLEQVRQHLSRLPSIDPYTRTIIICGFPNVGKSSFINKITRADVEVQPYAFTTKSLYVGHTDYKYLRWQVIDTPGILDHPLEQRNVIEMQAVTALAHLRAAVLYFLDPSEQCGHSIEDQISLFESIKPLFSNKPLIVVMNKMDVITPEELPPAKRKLIEDLEAVCAKGNLVNADSNSELTTVPVMRCSTVTEAGVQEVKMEACERLLGHRVTEKMRTKKVDGILNRLHVSLPAPRDAKARPPVIPPAAQAKLDRASRKRKLEREIELEAGDDYVLDLQKNYSEIPEEERHDPIPEFWEGHNIADYIDPDIFDKLAELEKEEELREESGMYAAPKIELDNTMREIRELARQIRNKKAILKDESRLTKQSTKPVMPRTSRARARDRSTGKLRDEMEKLGVDMSETKEAHFTRSVSRGRSASAAASGPVAKKARLDVSRGRSVSRPARDEQGVKDVAMRKKVKDMAHVAISKKTKKMGLKGEADRFIGTKMPKHLFAGKRGVGKTDRR; from the exons ATGAGTTTGTACAACTTCAAGAAAATCGCTGTGGTCCCCACGGCCAAG GACTTTATAGACATAATACTGTCTAAAACGCAAAGGAAAACACCCACAGTAGTCCACAAGCACTACAAGATATCTCGGATACGTGGGTTTTATATAAGGAAAGTGAAATACACACAACAGAACTTCCATGACCGACTTTCTAGGATTATACAG GAATTCCCAAAACTAGATGATGTGCATCCGTTCTACGCAGACTTGATGAACGTTTTGTATGACAAGGATCACTACAAGCTTGGTCTCGGTCAACTCAACACCGCCAGACATCTTATTGACAA TGTAGCGAAGGACTATGTCCGCTTACTGAAGTACGGAGACTCACTGTACCGCTGTAAGCAACTGAAGCGAGCTGCTCTCGGACGCATGGCGACTATCATGAAGCGTCAGGCTGCCAACCTCACATATCTGGAACAG GTGCGCCAACATCTGTCCCGTCTGCCATCCATCGACCCTTACACACGAACCATTATCATCTGTGGATTCCCCAACGTCGGCAAGTCCAGCTTCATCAACAAG ATCACTCGCGCCGACGTAGAAGTTCAGCCATACGCATTCACAACAAAGAGTTTATACGTCGGACACACAGACTACAAATATCTGAGATGGCAG gtgATAGACACGCCCGGCATCCTGGACCACCCGCTGGAGCAGCGCAACGTGATCGAGATGCAGGCCGTCACTGCGCTTGCGCACCTGCGCGCCGCTGTGCTCTACTTCCTGGACCCCTCCGAGCAGTGCGGGCACAGCATCGAGGACCAG ATATCCCTGTTCGAAAGCATTAAGCCGCTGTTCTCCAACAAACCACTAATCGTGGTGATGAACAAGATGGACGTAATAACCCCTGAGGAGCTGCCTCCCGCCAAGAGAAAGCTGATTGAGGACCTAGAAGCCGTCTGCGCCAAGGGGAACCTCGTCAA CGCGGACTCGAACTCTGAACTGACGACGGTCCCGGTGATGCGCTGCTCCACCGTGACGGAGGCGGGCGTGCAGGAGGTCAAGATGGAGGCCTGCGAGCGGCTGCTGGGGCACAGGGTCACCGAGAAGATGAGGACGAAGAAG GTGGACGGTATCCTCAACCGGCTGCACGTGTCGCTGCCCGCCCCGCGCGACGCCAAGGCGCGGCCGCCCGTCATCCCGCCCGCGGCGCAGGCCAAGCTGGACCGCGCCAGCCGCAAGAGGAAGCTGGAGAGAGAAATCGAGCTCGAGGCTGGGGACGATTACGTGCTTG ATCTCCAGAAGAACTACTCCGAGATTCCGGAGGAGGAGCGCCACGACCCCATCCCTGAGTTCTGGGAGGGACACAACATCGCCGACTACATCGATCCGGATATCTTCGAC AAACTGGCGGAGTTGGAGAAGGAGGAAGAGCTCCGCGAGGAGAGCGGCATGTACGCCGCGCCCAAGATCGAGCTGGACAACACCATGAGGGAGATCCGCGAGCTGGCCAGGCAGATACG CAACAAGAAGGCGATCCTCAAGGACGAGTCCCGCCTCACCAAGCAGTCCACCAAGCCCGTGATGCCGCGCACCAGCCGCGCCCGCGCCAGGGACCGCTCCACCGGCAAGCTCAGGGACGAAATGGAGAAACTTG GCGTGGACATGTCGGAGACGAAGGAGGCCCACTTCACGCGCTCCGTGTCCCGGGGCCGCTCGGCCTCCGCTGCAGCATCAGGCCCGGTCGCCAAGAAGGCGCGGCTGGACGTGTCCCGCGGCCGCTCCGTCAGCCGCCCCGCCCGCGACGAGCAGGGCGTCAAGGATGTTGCT ATGCGAAAGAAAGTCAAGGACATGGCGCACGTGGCCATCTcgaagaagaccaagaagatggGCCTCAAAGGAGAGGCGGATCGCTTCATCGGAACCAAGATGCCCAAACATCTGTTCGCTGGCAAGCGAGGTGTCGGCAAAACCGACAGACGATAA
- the LOC126378347 gene encoding presequence protease, mitochondrial → MYSRLQTNGWRRLYNRLVTSDSRQSSSSVLKKKEYVSKNIQPGKTVYGFICTDIEHIKEYNMTAYLLTHEKTKTEYLHLERDDPNNVFSVGFRTTPQDSMGTPHILEHTVLCGSEKYPVRDPFFKMLNRSLATFMNALTGPDYTFYPFSSQNEVDYRNLQKVYLDAVFRPNLARIDFLQEGWRLEHTKLDDKTSPLAFKGVVYNEMKGAFSETSSVFGQKFINAILPQGTYGYVSGGDPLHIPELTHEHLKEFHATYYHPSNARIYSYGNFPLETNLKFLSEQYLNKYTFLDPTNTVVQKQPRWNEPREAEIACRVDQYGGPIDKQNQIAIGYVMSDITNIYDTFMLTALAELMIIGPNSAFYKSLIEKNISGGYNSLTGYDNQIRDTLFVIGLRDVEKDKFPIVEKIVNQTLEEIHEKGFEKDHIESVLHGFELSIKHQSPKFGLNVLFNQMPLWNHNGPILGAMKVNELLAQLKTNLMKPAYIKGVIEQYFINNKHKLTMKMVPNPQFDDIFNTAEAKSLQSKVEKLTSEQKEQVFLEGFELAKAQKKQENLDVLPCLKIDEITLNKTAPPLKHTVAGTIPLQLCEGNTNGVSYLKGVLGTDCLNESQRKLLPFFKYVLDKFDTKSYNYRDFDKYVSKTTSGLSILMHITEHIDQQEQFEQGLLIGSHCLDDNLPKMLDIWAEIFRKPNFENKERMGMLMNNYCSSLTSGVIDSGHTYAMQAAKSLVSSADECKENLMGLHHVMTMQQIQNNLKIEDIQGTIDEIGTQILKGSNLRATFHYSSDNKNLHYVDKFMKYLCPDETQKDVNRINWTDCQPKPKDKKGLHISMNIPVNFCAKVIPTVPYTDPDYPKLRVLSRFLTSKYLHPIVREKNGAYGGGAMLSVDGIFSFYSYRDPNSRVTLDVFDKTADWLAENTKLVDDQNLFEAKLSILQQMDQPIAEYMKGVDLFLYGLSYDIWKTQRERVLSVTSEDLITVCAKYLKSDKWAGKCVIGEGASQLDKEGETWEKISGPQQEVAQVN, encoded by the coding sequence ATGTACTCGAGACTTCAAACTAATGGATGGAGGAGGCTTTACAACCGGCTTGTGACGTCAGACAGCCGCCAGAGCAGCTCTAGTGTcctgaaaaagaaagaatatGTCTCTAAAAACATACAGCCAGGAAAGACCGTATATGGGTTTATTTGCACTGATATAGAACATATTAAAGAGTATAATATGACTGCTTACCTCCTCACACATGAGAAAACCAAGACAGAATACTTGCATTTAGAAAGAGATGATCCAAACAATGTATTTTCAGTCGGATTTCGAACCACCCCTCAAGATTCCATGGGGACTCCGCACATTTTGGAGCACACAGTTCTATGTGGCTCAGAGAAATATCCGGTTCGAGACCCTTTCTTCAAAATGTTAAACCGGTCTCTTGCCACATTCATGAATGCTCTCACTGGTCCAGATTATACATTCTATCCGTTCTCTTCACAAAACGAAGTAGACTATAGAAATCTGCAGAAAGTATACTTAGATGCAGTCTTCAGACCAAACCTGGCAAGAATAGACTTCTTACAAGAAGGCTGGAGACTAGAACATACAAAATTGGATGACAAGACATCTCCTCTAGCATTTAAAGGAGTAGTGTACAATGAAATGAAAGGGGCATTCTCTGAAACAAGTTCGGTATTTGGACAGAAGTTTATCAATGCTATATTACCGCAAGGTACCTATGGATATGTTTCAGGAGGAGACCCATTGCACATTCCAGAACTGACACATGAGCACTTGAAAGAATTCCACGCAACCTACTACCATCCTAGTAATGCCAGGATTTACTCTTATGGAAACTTTCCCTTGGAAACCAATTTAAAGTTTCTAAGTGAgcaatatttgaataaatacacATTCCTAGACCCAACAAACACTGTTGTTCAGAAACAACCACGCTGGAACGAGCCAAGAGAAGCCGAAATAGCATGCAGAGTAGACCAATACGGAGGACCTATTGATAAACAGAACCAGATAGCCATTGGTTACGTCATGTCTGATATAACAAACATTTATGACACATTTATGTTGACTGCACTTGCGGAGTTGATGATAATCGGCCCAAATTCAGCATTTTACAAAAGCCTAATTGAGAAAAACATATCTGGAGGTTACAACAGTTTGACTGGTTATGATAATCAAATAAGGGATACATTATTTGTTATTGGACTGAGGGATGTTGAAAAAGACAAGTTTCCCATAGTTGAAAAAATTGTTAACCAAACACTTGAAGAGATACATGAGAAGGGATTTGAAAAGGATCACATTGAGAGCGTATTACACGGCTTTGAGCTGTCCATCAAGCATCAATCGCCGAAATTTGGATTGAATGTACTGTTCAATCAAATGCCATTGTGGAATCATAATGGCCCAATCTTAGGTGCTATGAAAGTCAATGAATTGCTTGCACAACTAAAGACCAACCTGATGAAACCGGCTTACATCAAAGGTGTGATAGAACAGTACTTTATCAACAATAAACACAAGTTGACAATGAAAATGGTGCCCAATCCACAATTCGACGATATATTTAATACAGCAGAAGCAAAATCACTCCAGTCGAAAGTAGAAAAGTTGACTTCAGAACAGAAAGAGCAGGTATTCTTGGAGGGCTTCGAGTTGGCGAAAGCCCAAAAGAAGCAGGAGAACTTAGATGTGTTGCCCTGTTTGAAAATAGATGAGATCACTTTAAACAAAACTGCTCCACCACTAAAACACACAGTGGCTGGCACTATCCCGCTGCAACTTTGCGAAGGAAACACTAACGGCGTCTCGTATTTGAAAGGCGTCCTAGGCACAGATTGTCTTAACGAAAGTCAGAGAAAACTCCTACCTTTCTTCAAGTACGTTTTGGACAAATTCGACACAAAGTCATACAACTACAGAGATTTTGATAAGTACGTAAGCAAAACTACTTCTGGATTAAGCATCTTAATGCATATAACTGAACATATCGACCAACAGGAGCAGTTTGAACAGGGTTTGCTCATCGGAAGCCATTGCCTCGACGACAATCTCCCGAAAATGCTCGATATCTGGGCAGAAATATTCAGGAAACCCAATTTTGAGAATAAGGAGAGAATGGGAATGTTGATGAACAACTATTGCTCGTCGTTGACGAGCGGCGTAATTGACAGTGGTCACACGTACGCCATGCAAGCAGCCAAGTCGCTAGTTTCATCAGCAGATGAATGCAAAGAGAATCTTATGGGCCTCCATCATGTTATGACCATGCAGCAAATCCAAAACAACCTAAAAATCGAAGATATTCAAGGTACAATTGACGAAATCGGAACTCAAATCCTAAAAGGCTCGAACTTAAGAGCCACATTCCATTATTCGAGTGACAACAAAAACCTCCATTATGTCGACAAGTTCATGAAATATCTGTGCCCAGATGAAACCCAAAAGGATGTCAACCGCATTAACTGGACAGATTGCCAACCCAAACCGAAAGACAAGAAAGGATTACACATTTCCATGAATATTCCTGTCAACTTCTGCGCGAAAGTCATTCCTACAGTTCCATATACTGACCCTGATTACCCGAAACTTAGAGTGTTATCAAGATTCTTGACGTCGAAATACTTGCATCCGATCGTAAGAGAAAAGAACGGTGCTTATGGCGGTGGAGCGATGTTGTCTGTGGACGGAATCTTCAGCTTTTATTCATACAGAGATCCGAATTCCCGCGTAACTTTGGACGTTTTCGACAAAACGGCTGACTGGTTAGCAGAAAATACGAAATTAGTTGACGACCAGAACCTTTTCGAAGCGAAGTTATCCATCTTGCAACAAATGGATCAACCAATAGCCGAATACATGAAAGGAGTCGACTTATTCCTTTATGGATTATCATACGACATTTGGAAGACACAAAGAGAAAGAGTGCTAAGCGTCACAAGCGAGGATCTGATCACTGTTTGCGCTAAGTACTTGAAATCCGACAAGTGGGCAGGCAAATGCGTTATCGGCGAAGGCGCATCACAGTTGGACAAAGAAGGAGAAACTTGGGAGAAAATAAGCGGACCACAGCAAGAAGTGGCTCAGGTGAActga
- the LOC126378410 gene encoding gastrula zinc finger protein XlCGF57.1-like codes for MNNVDNNYCRLCAELKPSKKLLNLQTDDEKRREMIEKLTRVNASTDLSEDILPKTVCFVCLFSLDRAFEFVVAIEQAQTVLNNIFIAQQTKKEVEESCSDEDYYDVPDDVKVENLDVKQEEKEELETLKKLGIEYEARPQEKKYSPKDLSLDTIPLSQLKLTWKDYSWTCSYCETQFATIDELRTHSIQYHDYCNAFRCTDCKIRKLRLDSFLIHVKRHRKYLKLSCYKCHKRFSSPREVNIHVSKHKSTEHFCPGCNTCFTTSEELNLHTSTYYQSRKSRPIPQVPRAPDDLSCYLCKKTFKYRGSLNTHLLIHTDRKRDHTCDKCGKCFLNKQNLAGHMILHDNVRPFQCEICKASFKTHGQLRNHVGVHDNRKPFACEQCGRCFRLQKQLTSHSIIHTDALPHICTYCNKGFRFKTILNQHLRQHTGVKPYSCEVCQRDFTNWPNYNKHMKRRHGMDMAKKKHTPEGVYPIDPTTGEIIMHMETSKMIEWKQKMMSQRRPGRPKLNVKLEDKNMVQNEKPTETVS; via the coding sequence ATGAATAACGTTGATAATAATTACTGCCGTCTGTGCGCAGAGCTGAAGCCTTCCAAGAAGCTGCTTAACCTCCAAACTGACGACGAAAAACGACGGGAAATGATAGAAAAGTTGACCAGAGTAAACGCTAGCACAGATTTGTCTGAAGATATCTTGCCAAAAActgtttgttttgtgtgtttatTCTCATTGGATCGCGCTTTCGAGTTCGTCGTAGCCATAGAACAGGCTCAAACCGTTCTAAACAACATATTTATCGCCCAACAAACTAAAAAAGAGGTAGAAGAAAGCTGCTCTGATGAGGATTATTACGATGTACCTGATGATGTTAAGGTTGAAAATTTGGATGTAAAGCAAGAGGAGAAGGAAGAATTGGAGACGCTGAAGAAGTTAGGGATAGAGTACGAGGCTAGACCACAGGAGAAAAAGTATAGTCCTAAAGACTTAAGTCTAGATACAATACCGCTTTCACAACTCAAACTAACTTGGAAGGATTACAGTTGGACGTGTTCGTACTGTGAAACCCAATTCGCAACAATAGACGAGCTTAGAACCCATTCCATACAGTATCACGACTATTGCAATGCATTCCGTTGCACCGATTGCAAAATTCGAAAACTACGCTTAGATAGTTTCTTAATTCATGTCAAACGACATCGGAAATACCTTAAATTGTCTTGTTATAAGTGCCATAAACGATTTTCGAGTCCTCGCGAAGTTAACATTCATGTTTCGAAACACAAAAGTACGGAGCATTTTTGTCCTGGTTGTAACACATGTTTTACTACGTCTGAAGAGTTGAATTTGCACACAAGTACATATTACCAATCTAGGAAGTCTAGACCGATACCACAAGTGCCTAGAGCACCGGATGATTTGTCTTGTTACCTTTGTAAAAAAACTTTCAAATACCGTGGTAGCTTAAACACACATTTACTCATACATACAGACAGAAAACGGGACCATACATGTGACAAATGTGGCAAATGCTTCCTTAACAAGCAGAATTTAGCTGGTCATATGATTTTACATGACAATGTACGTCCATTCCAATGTGAGATTTGCAAAGCATCATTCAAAACTCACGGTCAACTTAGAAATCACGTTGGAGTTCACGATAATCGGAAGCCATTTGCATGTGAACAATGTGGACGGTGTTTCCGTCTTCAAAAGCAACTAACTTCGCACAGTATTATCCACACAGATGCATTACCACACATTTGCACATACTGCAATAAAGGATTCCGTTTCAAAACCATTCTAAACCAACACTTACGTCAACACACTGGTGTGAAGCCGTATTCTTGTGAAGTATGTCAAAGGGACTTTACGAATTGGCCTAATTATAACAAACATATGAAGAGACGGCATGGCATGGATATGGCAAAGAAGAAGCATACTCCGGAGGGGGTGTATCCTATAGACCCGACAACCGGTGAGATTATAATGCACATGGAAACAAGTAAAATGATAGAATGGAAGCAGAAAATGATGAGTCAGAGAAGACCGGGAAGGCCAAAGTTAAATGTGAAACTTGAAGACAAAAATATGGTTCAGAATGAAAAACCAACAGAAACTGTCAGTTAA